The Sphaerospermopsis torques-reginae ITEP-024 genome has a window encoding:
- a CDS encoding AAA family ATPase, translated as MNSFERITIEGYRRLFNVQIDMRDRPLTVMIGANGAGKTSLLEIFSLLAASANAQLANKISELGGLPDIITRDRANSIAISLSMSVPGYAPLNYQLEVALKGFTYEIVRETLTENNPLVLEPFKHIDSFGLDVKYFNFEDEKLLRPNWDHNPLETSLAQVPKMYKAPETLRKELASCTFYGALNVAPKSPVRLPQSMRPATLPGANGEDLVSCLYYLRETDPERFEIIEDTLAVAFPDFERLSFPPVAAGTITMTWKDKNFSKPLYMHQLSEGTLRFIWLVTLLQSPDLTAVTLIDEPEVSLHPELLELLAHLMREAAQRTQLIVATHSDRLIRFLEPKEVLVCDVEDGLTTMNWGDSFNLKHWLEDYSLDQVWAMNLMGGRP; from the coding sequence ATGAACTCATTTGAACGTATAACTATTGAAGGATACCGTCGCTTATTTAATGTACAAATAGATATGCGAGATCGTCCTCTGACAGTCATGATTGGTGCTAATGGTGCAGGTAAAACTTCTTTGTTAGAAATTTTTTCACTTTTAGCAGCATCAGCAAATGCTCAATTAGCAAATAAAATTTCTGAATTAGGTGGACTGCCTGATATTATTACCCGCGATAGAGCCAATAGTATAGCAATTTCTTTGTCCATGAGTGTACCAGGGTATGCACCACTTAATTACCAACTGGAAGTTGCTCTAAAAGGTTTCACTTATGAAATTGTGCGGGAAACACTAACTGAAAATAATCCCTTGGTTTTAGAACCATTCAAGCACATTGATTCATTTGGATTGGATGTGAAGTATTTCAATTTTGAGGATGAAAAATTATTACGTCCAAATTGGGATCATAATCCTTTGGAAACTTCTCTGGCTCAAGTTCCCAAAATGTATAAAGCACCGGAAACGCTGCGTAAAGAATTAGCATCATGCACATTTTATGGTGCATTGAATGTTGCTCCTAAAAGTCCTGTGCGTTTACCACAGTCAATGCGTCCTGCAACTTTGCCGGGTGCTAATGGTGAAGATTTAGTTTCCTGTCTGTACTATTTACGAGAAACTGACCCAGAGCGATTTGAAATTATTGAAGATACCCTTGCTGTCGCATTTCCAGATTTTGAAAGATTGAGTTTTCCTCCAGTAGCAGCAGGAACTATTACAATGACTTGGAAAGATAAAAATTTTTCTAAGCCTCTTTATATGCACCAACTTTCTGAAGGAACTTTGCGGTTTATTTGGTTAGTAACATTGTTACAAAGTCCAGATTTAACTGCTGTCACTCTTATTGATGAACCAGAAGTTAGTTTACACCCAGAATTATTGGAACTACTGGCTCATTTAATGCGAGAAGCAGCCCAAAGAACTCAGTTAATTGTCGCCACTCATTCAGATAGATTAATAAGATTTTTAGAGCCTAAAGAAGTTCTAGTTTGTGATGTAGAAGATGGTTTAACTACTATGAATTGGGGTGATAGTTTTAATTTAAAACATTGGTTAGAAGATTATAGTTTAGATCAAGTTTGGGCAATGAATTTAATGGGTGGTCGTCCATGA
- a CDS encoding GNAT family N-acetyltransferase produces MENLIDSSDAFKHYLIEPLGKKHNRAAFCCGVDKLDNYFQKHAGQDARKRMAAPFVLVEKSSGNIAGFYTLSSTSIKLEELPIEITKKLPKYPLLPATLLGRLAVDQNHRQKGLGEMLLIDALYRSLQSEIATLAVVVEAKDDQARSFYEHYQFSHFPDYYHRLFLMMDTIEKMLA; encoded by the coding sequence GTGGAAAATTTAATAGATAGTTCTGATGCTTTCAAGCATTATTTAATAGAGCCGCTAGGAAAAAAACATAACCGGGCGGCCTTCTGTTGTGGTGTTGATAAACTAGATAATTATTTTCAAAAACACGCTGGGCAAGATGCACGTAAACGAATGGCTGCCCCATTTGTTTTAGTAGAAAAAAGTTCTGGAAATATAGCAGGTTTTTATACACTATCATCAACAAGTATTAAATTAGAAGAATTGCCTATAGAGATAACTAAAAAACTGCCAAAATATCCTCTACTTCCTGCTACTTTGTTAGGTAGATTAGCTGTAGATCAAAACCATCGCCAAAAAGGGTTGGGCGAAATGTTGTTAATTGATGCTCTATATCGTAGTCTGCAAAGTGAAATTGCCACACTTGCTGTTGTGGTTGAAGCTAAAGATGATCAAGCACGTTCTTTTTATGAGCATTATCAATTTTCTCACTTTCCTGATTATTATCACAGGCTCTTTTTGATGATGGATACAATAGAGAAAATGCTTGCATAG
- a CDS encoding DUF1778 domain-containing protein: protein MTHTSAKSSREKSLRSKSERLEARISPENKELFQRAADIQGRTLTDFVVSSLVSAANQVIQENEIMILSRKDQEVFVEALLNPPEPSEKLRAAAQRYKKNMGV, encoded by the coding sequence ATGACTCATACATCAGCTAAAAGCAGCCGAGAAAAATCCTTGCGATCTAAATCAGAAAGATTAGAAGCCCGTATCAGTCCAGAAAATAAGGAATTGTTCCAACGTGCGGCGGATATTCAGGGGAGGACACTCACAGATTTTGTAGTTAGCAGTCTTGTCAGTGCGGCAAACCAAGTTATTCAAGAAAATGAAATCATGATATTAAGCAGAAAAGACCAAGAGGTTTTTGTAGAAGCACTGCTTAATCCACCTGAACCCAGCGAAAAGTTACGGGCTGCTGCTCAACGTTATAAAAAGAATATGGGTGTATAA
- the ggt gene encoding gamma-glutamyltransferase → MPTITKTQNLIISFTAILTTQAVSATISVPLKSKNGMVTSANPLASEAGISILKQGGNAVDAAVATTFAISVVEPFSAGIGGGGFLLFHSQKTGEIKALDFRERAPIKATKNMYLDANGKVIPGASTNGYLAVATPGTVAGMYEVHRRYGKLPWQEVVKPSIALAKNGFIISNRVSWLSLSRFQDRKPRIIDNPAASKIFTRNGEYYQPGERLIQTDLAKTLTAISENPQSFYTGKIAKLLADDMAKNAGLITLEDLKSYKPIWRTPVCGNFRKVKVCSMPPPSSGGVHLIQMLNIIGDTDLKSLGWNHPDAIHLMVESMKIAYSDRAKYLGDPDFVKVPVSELISKNYAQKRRQQINMNKTTPSTEIKPGLKTTKIPEKTETSHLNVVDADRNAVSLTFTINLGFGAGIVTPGTGIVLNNEMDDFAAAPGVPNAFGLVGNEANSIAPRKTPLSSMTPTIVTENNRFKMAVGAPGGSTIITQVLQIILNVLEYKMDVGAAVSVPRIHHQWLPDVLLVQSWGLDALTLQDLRRRGHKIKETAPWGNANAIAVTENDTLEAAADPRGEGAAKGY, encoded by the coding sequence ATGCCCACCATCACCAAAACCCAAAACCTCATCATCTCCTTCACTGCTATCCTCACCACCCAAGCAGTATCAGCCACCATCAGCGTACCTTTAAAAAGCAAAAACGGAATGGTGACATCCGCCAACCCCTTAGCCAGTGAAGCGGGAATTTCCATATTAAAACAAGGCGGAAATGCCGTAGATGCAGCAGTAGCAACCACATTTGCAATTTCCGTAGTTGAACCTTTTTCCGCAGGTATTGGTGGGGGTGGTTTCTTATTATTTCATTCTCAAAAAACAGGGGAAATTAAAGCTTTAGATTTTCGGGAACGCGCTCCTATTAAAGCAACAAAAAATATGTATTTAGATGCTAATGGGAAAGTTATTCCCGGTGCAAGTACCAACGGTTATTTAGCAGTAGCAACACCGGGAACTGTAGCGGGTATGTATGAAGTACATCGTCGTTATGGAAAGTTACCTTGGCAAGAAGTTGTTAAACCATCAATTGCACTGGCTAAAAATGGTTTTATTATCAGTAATAGAGTTTCTTGGCTTTCTTTGTCTCGTTTTCAAGACCGTAAACCGAGAATTATCGACAACCCCGCAGCTAGTAAAATCTTTACTCGCAATGGTGAATATTATCAACCAGGAGAAAGATTAATTCAAACTGATTTAGCTAAAACTTTAACAGCTATTTCTGAAAATCCTCAAAGTTTTTACACCGGAAAAATTGCCAAACTTCTAGCTGATGATATGGCTAAAAATGCCGGTTTAATTACTCTGGAAGATTTAAAATCATATAAACCAATTTGGCGAACTCCTGTTTGTGGTAACTTCCGAAAAGTTAAAGTTTGTTCTATGCCACCTCCATCATCAGGAGGTGTTCATTTAATCCAAATGTTAAATATTATTGGTGACACAGACTTAAAATCATTAGGATGGAATCACCCAGACGCGATCCATTTAATGGTAGAAAGTATGAAAATTGCCTATAGCGATCGCGCCAAATATTTAGGTGATCCTGATTTTGTGAAAGTCCCTGTTTCTGAACTTATTAGCAAAAATTACGCCCAAAAACGTCGCCAACAAATTAACATGAATAAAACGACACCATCAACAGAAATAAAACCAGGACTGAAAACAACAAAAATTCCTGAAAAAACAGAAACCAGCCATTTAAACGTAGTTGACGCAGATAGAAACGCCGTCAGTTTAACCTTCACCATTAACTTAGGTTTTGGTGCAGGAATAGTCACACCAGGAACAGGAATAGTGTTAAATAATGAAATGGATGATTTTGCAGCAGCACCAGGAGTACCTAACGCCTTTGGTTTAGTTGGTAACGAAGCTAACAGCATCGCCCCCCGGAAAACACCCCTTTCCAGTATGACACCCACCATCGTCACCGAAAACAACCGCTTCAAAATGGCTGTAGGTGCGCCCGGAGGCAGTACAATCATTACTCAAGTATTGCAAATAATACTGAACGTTTTGGAATACAAAATGGATGTGGGTGCAGCCGTTTCCGTCCCACGCATACATCACCAGTGGCTACCCGATGTGTTACTTGTCCAGTCTTGGGGTTTAGATGCGTTAACCTTGCAAGACTTACGTCGTCGGGGACACAAAATCAAAGAAACTGCACCTTGGGGTAATGCAAATGCGATCGCAGTTACAGAAAATGATACCTTAGAAGCAGCCGCAGATCCCCGTGGAGAAGGTGCAGCTAAAGGTTATTAA